The genomic interval ATGCCGGCAATGAAATCCCTTACAATCTCCTCCCGCTTGTGACCGTTAAGATAATCATCACTTTTTCCATTTAGAAATCCCTGAAATATAACGGAATTTATGTTTTGGCGTTCAAGGTCCTTTAAAAACCGTTCGAAAAGGTATTCGAAGAGGGCTTTAATTTTTTTCGATTCTTTTTTCGTTTTCGGATTCAGATAAATCTGCTCGAGATTGAACTGTTTCAGCAATTGCAGCGCATCGGATACGTCGGTGCTGAAGGATATGCGGTTGCGGCCGATGCTGTGCTGGATGACGTCAGTCACCAGATTGAAAACGATGGTGCCGTTGGTGTCGCCCAGCCGCTCGACACTGGTTCCCGGCAGATCCCCGCGCCTGATGATGTTCAGGCGAATGGCATCTTCGATATCCCTGCCGATGTAGCTGATGGTATCGGCTATCCGTACGACACAGCCCTCCAGGGTCATGGGAATGAGTTTCAAGACGGAATTTCGCTTCATTTTCAATATATCTTTATCAAGTTTTTCAAAGTTCTTATCTTTTATTGGTTCAAGTGATTGATTATGTATTTCGCCGTCATGGCAGAGGATGCCGTCCAGGGTTTGCAAGCACAGATTCCATCCCTCGCCGCCGCGTTCGACCCGGTCGAGAAACTGCACGCTCTGCACGTTGTGATGAAAGTGACCGATGCCATGCTCATGACAGATGTCGGTCAGGAAACGTTCCCCGTCGTGACCGAAGGGGGTGTGCCCGATATCGTGTCCGAGGGCGATCGCCTCGATCAGGTCTTCGTTCAACCTCAGGAATCGGCCGATGGTTCTGGCAATCTTGGAGACCAGTTGCACATGCAGCACCCGGTGGGTGATGTGATCGTTTTTTATCAGGGAAAACACCTGGGTTTTGTCGATGTAACGGGTGTAAGCCTGGGAATGCAGGATGCGATCCACATCCAGGCTGAACGACTGCCGATAGTCGTCTTCGCCGGCTGTTTTCTGCGGTTTTCGACGGATGCCCTGCCCGCTGGGCGTGGCAAAGCGGGAGAGCCGCTGTCGTTCCAACCCATCCAATTCCTTGATAATATCTTGAATTTCCATCATATGAAAGGCGCTTCCGGTAGACGCGTAGGTATGAATCCACCCCCGCTCAGGATCCCGGGAATGAGTTCATAGCTGATATCATAGCTCATGGCATGCTATCAGCTATGACCTATGAGCTGTTGGCCCCCTTGGACCCTATCCAAATGGACAGGTTGATCGCCCCTTATTACCCACCAATACGGATTACGCTTAACCCTGCGAATCTGAATTTTTATATGTCGCCATTTTCGATCATCCGGTCCATGATGTCATAAAAATCCATACCGGCAGCGCGGAATCCCTCCTTGCCGTATTTCATGTTCCCTTCGAGCACGTAATAGGTCCCCTCACACAGGCAAATGTCGAGGCCGACATCGTTCCAGCCGCATGCCGCGGCGGTTCGAAGCGCCAAATCGAGAGCCTCCTGCGGGACGGGATCGAACGCCACCCTTGCCCCTTGCGCCACATTGCTGCGGAACTCCCCCTCGGCGGCCACCCGCCAGTATGCATGGACAATGCCGCGGCCGATAACGACGACGCGTATGTCCCGGTCGACCGGCAGGTAATCCTGGATATACGCCGGCGAGTGCGTTTCCAGATACCCTTCGAGCTCTACGGCGGTACGGATCAGGAAGACATCACGCCCCATGGCCGACCCCCTGGCCTTTTTGGCCACAAAGGGATAGCTGAAGTGGTCCAGGATTTTCTCTTTTTGGCGCCGGCCGTAAAATACCCTTGTCTTCGGATGGGGAATGTCCAACAAGGCAAACAGAGCCGATTGTTTAATTTTATCTTGAGAAAACAAATAATTATAAATGCTTGGAAAAATTGCTTTGCCGGCGGCGGCCAGAAGCTCGGCGTAAAGCCGTGTCGGGTAATACACCTT from Deltaproteobacteria bacterium carries:
- a CDS encoding HD domain-containing protein, with product MMEIQDIIKELDGLERQRLSRFATPSGQGIRRKPQKTAGEDDYRQSFSLDVDRILHSQAYTRYIDKTQVFSLIKNDHITHRVLHVQLVSKIARTIGRFLRLNEDLIEAIALGHDIGHTPFGHDGERFLTDICHEHGIGHFHHNVQSVQFLDRVERGGEGWNLCLQTLDGILCHDGEIHNQSLEPIKDKNFEKLDKDILKMKRNSVLKLIPMTLEGCVVRIADTISYIGRDIEDAIRLNIIRRGDLPGTSVERLGDTNGTIVFNLVTDVIQHSIGRNRISFSTDVSDALQLLKQFNLEQIYLNPKTKKESKKIKALFEYLFERFLKDLERQNINSVIFQGFLNGKSDDYLNGHKREEIVRDFIAGMTDRFFLRQAPAHMRPHLVDYH
- a CDS encoding RimK family alpha-L-glutamate ligase, producing the protein MRKVIALESRLKKCRRVATLGVRPNFSDYSEQEKALIRDAEKVYYPTRLYAELLAAAGKAIFPSIYNYLFSQDKIKQSALFALLDIPHPKTRVFYGRRQKEKILDHFSYPFVAKKARGSAMGRDVFLIRTAVELEGYLETHSPAYIQDYLPVDRDIRVVVIGRGIVHAYWRVAAEGEFRSNVAQGARVAFDPVPQEALDLALRTAAACGWNDVGLDICLCEGTYYVLEGNMKYGKEGFRAAGMDFYDIMDRMIENGDI